ATAATAAATAACCAAAACGCCTAAACACTTTTAGCGGTAACGCTTAACGCTTTAACTGTTTAAAAATGGACATATTTATCAATTAGTTATTTTATGCGACGTTTTTAAATAGCGCTAAAATGAGCCAGCGGGGGGAAACGGGTGCGAAAAATCTCATTTTCCGGTAGACTTCGCCGGTTTTTGCAACAATTGAGACACCAACCATGGCAACCACGCTTTTTAAAGATTTCCAGTTCGAAGCCGCACACCGTCTGCCGCACGTACCTGAGGGCCACAAATGTGGACGTTTACACGGTCACTCATTCCTGGTGCGTCTTGAAATCACCGGCGACGTCGATCCCTATACCGGCTGGATTATGGATTTCGCCGAGCTGAAGGCCGCCTTCAAACCGCTGTACGATCGCCTCGATCACTACTATCTGAACGATATCCCGGGCCTGGAAAACCCTACCAGCGAAGTGCTGGCGCAGTGGATTTGGCAGCAGATGAAACCGATCGTGCCGCTGTTGAGCGCGGTGATGATCAAAGAGACCTGCACCGCCGGCTGCGTCTATCGCGGCGAATAAGCGCCATGCCGGCAGCCGCCGGCTGCGCCAGGCAGCAAGGAGAAAGGGGAAAGCCCGCGGAGTCGGGGCATCCCCCGCTCCGCCAGGCGTTAATCAGGCGATATTCAGGTATTTATGGGTCTGCATTGAGAGACGCCAGTTGCGCGCGATGCAGGTCGCGATGCAGAGACGCGTCGCCTCCTCTTTCTGGCTGATCGGCTGCAGCGCAATAACGCGCGCTTTCTCATCCTCAAGCCGCGCCAGCAGCTCCTCCAGCGCATCAATGTCACGCTGACGCGCCACCGGGTGTTTGATCTCATCGGCGCGCACCAGTGCCTGATCCAGCACGTCATAGCCACCACGCATATTCACCTTCGGCGAAACCGTCACCCAGGTTTCCGGCGTACATTGCACCGCGTGCGTGCCGCTGGTTTCAATCTGGCAGCTGAAGCCCGCCTGCTGCAGCGCGGCGGTCAGCGGCGTTAAATCATGAATGCAGGGCTCGCCGCCGGTGATCACCACGTGACGCGCAGTCCACTGCTGACGCGCGATGGTCGTCAGCAGCGCATCGGCATCGGCGGCGCCCCAGGCGTCGCTCTCGACGGTTTTAATCAGAATATCGCCCAGCGACGTTTCCCGATCGGCCAGCTTATCCCATGTATGTTTGGTATCGCACCAGCTGCAGCCAACCGGGCATCCTTGCAAGCGGATAAAAATTGCCGGAACGCCGGTATAAAAACCTTCGCCCTGCAACGTCTGGAACATTTCATTAATCGGGTACTGCATTACGCACTCACGTCAGGAGAAATAAGGGCGCAGATTATGGCAGATGAAGGAGGGGACGCCAAACGTCCCCGGGAGAAAAGGCACAAACTGAAGATAATCAGCCGCCCGTAGCGGGCGGCCGGGGATTACATGAATTTGTCTTTATGCATCTTCGCTATCGCCTGGCGCGCCACGTCATTGGCGCCGCTAAGCGTGAAATGGCCGTAATCAAACGCGCTGGGCTGCCCGTTTGACGCCAGCGCATGGCAGACATCGTTGGGACACATAATGTTGTAAACCGAGATATAACCCACCTTCTCTTCCGCCACCGCCTGCTGCAGCCGCAGATCGATGCCTTTGATATTGTGGTTAATCGAACTTGATACCAGATCCTTACGCCCGTTCTCCTGATAGGCCAGCAGATCCGGCAGCGCCTCGGCATACTCAATCGTCGGTCCCATAACGGTAATGTTATTAGTAACCCCTTTCAGCGCTTCCAGCGTCGCTTTCAGCGGCGCGATATCTTCCGGCAGCCAGCGCGCGGAGATAATCACACCGTCGACTTTATGCTCCGGCAGCCACTGCTGGTAAACATAGTCCATCAGCTCGGTACATTTGTTACTAAAGCTCTGGTGCGAGACCGGCTTACAGCCTGCCGAAGTCGCCTGCATCACGTTAACGCTTTTTCCTGCCGCAAGGCTCAGCGCGCGCCAGAGATGGGCACCGTGGCTATCGCCGATCAGCAGATAATTTTTTTCCGTGGCGGAGGTTTTCAGGCAGTAGTCGCGATCGTAACGCCCTTTCGCCTCGGTGTTGCCATCGATAAAGCATTTGCCCAGACGGAACTGATAAAAATATTCATCGCTGCTGCGGTATTGCGAGAACTTCGCCACCGCCAGCGCCTGGTCGGAAAACTTGCCCGATTCGTTGCTGATATGACTTTTATACAGCGTGACAGAGGCGATCAGCACCAGGCCCAGCACCGATACTGCCGAGACGGCAACCGGATTGATACGGGAGAGCTTATAGCGAAAGGGTATTTCGATAATGTAACGCGACGCGATCGCCAGTCCAAAAGTCATAGCGATCACCAGCAGGTCGCGCATCCCTTCGCTCATATTCAGGAACATCTTGCTGTAAACGATGATTGGCCAGTGCCAGAGATAGAGGCAGTAGGAGATCATGCCGATATAGACCACCGGCTTCAGCGCCAGAATGCGGTTTACCGCCGCTTCCCGGCCCGCCAGAATCAGCAGGAAGCTGCCAAGGCAGGGCCAGAGCGCGTTCCATGAAGGAAACGGCTTGCTGGTGCTGAGCCAGAAGAAACCGAACAGAATCAGCGCCAGCCCGGCGAGGCTCATCAGGTGCTTAACCTGCTGGCTGACAGCCGCCATGCGCGTTTCCAGCGTGGAGACCGCGATAAGCCCGCCGATCGCCAGTTCCCAGGCGCGGGTAGGCAGCATATAGAAGGTGAAATCAGGCTTTTTCAGCACGCCGACGATACTCAGCAGGAACGACACCGCAATGATCGCCAGCATCACCTGGGTAACGCGGTGACGGAACCAGCGTACGGCCAACAGCAGCACGATCGGGAAGAGAATATAGAACTGTTCTTCCACCGCCAGCGACCAGGTATGCAACAGAGGCTTAAGCTCTGCCGGGCCGGCAAAGTAGCCGGTCTGCTGCCAAAAGAAGATGTTTGACGAGAAAAGCGTGGTAGCGATGGCGCTGTTGCCCAGTTCGGTGAACTGCGCCGGCAGCAGGTTATTCTACCCCGGTGAAGCCGCCGGGTATGCCGGTCATCCCCAGGTGGTAGGCGATCACGGGCAGCACGGCGAGCGCCCGTAGACCGTCTATGTCAGCACGGTATTTCATAGTAAACCTTCCGTATCATTACAATTTAATGCGGTAAGGTTTACATACTTTTATAAATAATTGACCCTTCCTTAAGCCAAACCAGACGATTCTGGAAACGGCACCCCGGGCGCCAATCACATGATTATGCTGACAAAAATAAAAAAGCCCCGTCGCGAAACGGGGCTTTTCAGAAAATCCGCAGAGCGCGCCATCAGCGCGCAGCCGGGAATTGAGTCAATTACTGACCTTTAACTTCTTTCAGACCGTTGAACGGCGCTTTAGAACCCAGCGCTTCTTCGATACGAATCAGCTGGTTGTATTTCGCTACGCGGTCAGAACGGCTCATAGAACCGGTTTTGATCTGGCCGGCAGCGGTACCTACCGCCAGGTCAGCGATGGTCGCATCTTCGGTTTCGCCTGAACGGTGAGAGATAACGGCGGTGTAGCCCGCATCTTTCGCCATCTTGATTGCAGCCAGCGTTTCGCTCAGGGAGCCAATCTGGTTGAATTTGATCAGGATGGAGTTAGCGATGCCTTTCTCGATGCCTTCTTTCAGGATTTTGGTGTTGGTCACGAACAGGTCGTCGCCCACCAGCTGGATTTTGTTGCCCAGCACTTTGGTCTGGTAAGCGAAGCCTTCCCAGTCAGATTCGTCCAGGCCATCTTCGATGGACACGATCGGATACTGTTTGGTCAGATCTTCCAGGAAGTGGGTGAACTCTTCAGAGGTGAACGCTTTGTTGCCTTCGCCAGCCAGAACGTATTTGCCGTCTTTGTAGAACTCAGAAGCCGCGCAGTCCATCGCCAGCGTGATGTCTTTGCCCAGCTCGTAGCCCGCTGCTTTTACCGCTTCTGCGATAACAGCCAGCGCTTCGGCGTTGGAGCCCAGGTTCGGCGCGTAGCCACCTTCGTCGCCTACTGCGGTGTTCATGCCTTTGGCTTTCAGTACTTTCGCCAGGTGGTGGAACACTTCAGAGCCCATGCGGATCGCTTCTTTCACGCTGGAAGCGCCAACCGGCTGGATCATGAATTCCTGAATGTCGACGTTGTTGTCGGCATGCTCACCGCCGTTGATGATGTTCATCATCGGCAGCGGCATAGAGAATTTGCCCGGAGTACCGTTCAGTTCAGCAATATGCTCATACAGCGGCATGCCTTTCGCTGCGGCTGCAGCTTTGGCGTTGGCCAGAGAAACCGCCAGAATCGCGTTAGCGCCGAAGTTAGATTTGTTTTCGGTGCCGTCCAGGTCGATCATGATTTTATCGATGTTCGCCTGATCTTTCGCATCTTTGCCCAGGATGGCTTCAGCAATCGGGCCGTTAACCGCGCCAACTGCTTTGGTAACGCCTTTACCCAGGAAACGTGATTTGTCGCCGTCACGCAGTTCCAGCGCTTCGCGAGAACCGGTAGAAGCCCCTGACGGCGCGGCAGCCATACCGACAAAACCGCCTTCCAGATGAACTTCAGCTTCAACAGTCGGGTTACCACGTGAGTCGATGATTTCACGACCGATGACTTTAACGATTTTGGACATTAGTTTTTCCTCAGTACAAGTTAAGCTAAAACTCAGACAAACAGCGCGCGGAAAGTTCGCGCGCTGTTATAAAAACGCTTACTTCACTTGATGCTTCTGGTACTCGCTTGCCGCCTTCACAAAGCCGGCAAAGAGCGGGTGACCATCGCGGGGCGTTGAGGTGAATTCCGGATGGAACTGACACGCAACAAACCACGGGTGGTTCGGGTTTTCGATAATCTCAACCAGCTGATTGTCCCCTGAGCGGCCCGCGATGCGCAGACCCGCCGCTTCGATAGGCTTCAGCAGCATGTTGTTGACTTCGTAACGATGGCGATGGCGTTCCACAATGGTGTCGGTGCCGTACATCTGGCGCACCAGGCTGTTTTCCGTCAGCTGGCACTGCTGGCTGCCGAGACGCATGGTGCCGCCCAGATCGCTCTGCTCGCTACGCACTTCTACATTGCCGTTCTCATCACGCCACTCGGTGATCAACGCCACCACCGGATATTTACAGTCTGGCACAAATTCCGTTGAGTTGGCATCAGCCATGCCGACAACGTTACGGGCGAATTCCATCAGCGCAACCTGCATCCCTAAGCAGATGCCCAGGTAAGGAATGTTGTTTTCGCGCGCATACTGGGCGGTCAGGATTTTGCCTTCGATACCACGCGGGCCGAAGCCGCCCGGCACCAGGATCGCATCCAGATCTTTCAGTACTTCAACGCCGCGCGATTCCACATCCTGCGAGTCGATCAGCTTGATGTTTACCGTTACGCGATTTTTCAGTCCGCCATGCTTCAGCGCTTCAATCACGGATTTATACGCATCCGGCAGTTCGACATATTTGCCGACCATGCCGATAGTCACTTCGCCGCCCGGATTCGCTTCTTCATAAATGACCTGCTCCCATTCGGAGAGGTTAGCTTCCGGCACGTTCAGGCTGAATCGTTTACAAATATAATCATCCAGGCCCTGAGATTTCAACATGCCAGGAATCTTATAAATGGAATCAACGTCTTTCAGAGAGATAACCGCTTTCTCCGGCACGTTGCAGAACAGCGCGATTTTCGCACGTTCGTTAGCCGGCACGGCGCGGTCGGAACGGCAAATCAGCACGTCCGGCTGGATGCCGATAGAGAGCAGTTCTTTAACCGAGTGCTGGGTCGGTTTGGTTTTGACCTCACCCGCCGCCGCCATGTAGGGCACGAGCGTCAGGTGCATATAGAGGGTATGTTCACGCCCCACATCGACCGCCATCTGGCGGATCGCTTCGAGGAACGGCAGAGATTCGATATCGCCGACGGTACCGCCAATTTCCACCAGAACAACATCGTGGCCTTCGCCGCCTTCGATGATGCGCTCTTTGATGGCGTTAGTGATATGCGGAATAACCTGAATGGTGGCGCCGAGATAATCGCCGCGACGCTCTTTGCGCAGCACCTCAGAATAGATGCGGCCAGTGGTAAAGTTATTGCGGCGCGTCATCCGGGTGCGGATAAAGCGCTCGTAGTGACCTAAATCCAGATCGGTTTCAGCGCCGTCGTCAGTAACGAACACTTCGCCGTGCTGAGTCGGACTCATCGTACCGGGATCCACGTTGATATACGGGTCCAGTTTCATGATGGTCACGTTCAGGCCACGCGCCTCGAGAATGGCTGCGAGGGAGGCTGCGGCAATGCCTTTACCCAGAGAGGATACGACCCCGCCGGTCACAAAAATATAGTTCGTTGTCATGCTGAACCTGAGAGTTGAGGTTTAAAGACGGTGGAATAACCAGGACGGGAAAACAGTATACCGGATTCGCCCCTGAGCCACAATTGATCATTCTCCGCCGCCGCGACTGCTCGTGACGGCCTACCTTAGCGAAGCCATACGCGGAAAGGGTTGATTTGCGTCATAGGGAGAGAAACTTTTTCGCTAAAAGCTGAAACGTGTAAGCTTGGGAAGGGGCCTGGCCTGTCGAGGCGGAAAACGGTTGGCCCGGGGGCCGCCTTTTGCCCCACCGCTCTCCTTCCGCCAACGCTGGGTTGTCGGGGAGTTAACCTGCGGGGACGACCGGAAAGCGAGACAG
This DNA window, taken from Mixta gaviniae, encodes the following:
- the queD gene encoding 6-carboxytetrahydropterin synthase QueD — its product is MATTLFKDFQFEAAHRLPHVPEGHKCGRLHGHSFLVRLEITGDVDPYTGWIMDFAELKAAFKPLYDRLDHYYLNDIPGLENPTSEVLAQWIWQQMKPIVPLLSAVMIKETCTAGCVYRGE
- the queE gene encoding 7-carboxy-7-deazaguanine synthase QueE, which gives rise to MQYPINEMFQTLQGEGFYTGVPAIFIRLQGCPVGCSWCDTKHTWDKLADRETSLGDILIKTVESDAWGAADADALLTTIARQQWTARHVVITGGEPCIHDLTPLTAALQQAGFSCQIETSGTHAVQCTPETWVTVSPKVNMRGGYDVLDQALVRADEIKHPVARQRDIDALEELLARLEDEKARVIALQPISQKEEATRLCIATCIARNWRLSMQTHKYLNIA
- a CDS encoding acyltransferase family protein, producing MHTWSLAVEEQFYILFPIVLLLAVRWFRHRVTQVMLAIIAVSFLLSIVGVLKKPDFTFYMLPTRAWELAIGGLIAVSTLETRMAAVSQQVKHLMSLAGLALILFGFFWLSTSKPFPSWNALWPCLGSFLLILAGREAAVNRILALKPVVYIGMISYCLYLWHWPIIVYSKMFLNMSEGMRDLLVIAMTFGLAIASRYIIEIPFRYKLSRINPVAVSAVSVLGLVLIASVTLYKSHISNESGKFSDQALAVAKFSQYRSSDEYFYQFRLGKCFIDGNTEAKGRYDRDYCLKTSATEKNYLLIGDSHGAHLWRALSLAAGKSVNVMQATSAGCKPVSHQSFSNKCTELMDYVYQQWLPEHKVDGVIISARWLPEDIAPLKATLEALKGVTNNITVMGPTIEYAEALPDLLAYQENGRKDLVSSSINHNIKGIDLRLQQAVAEEKVGYISVYNIMCPNDVCHALASNGQPSAFDYGHFTLSGANDVARQAIAKMHKDKFM
- the eno gene encoding phosphopyruvate hydratase — encoded protein: MSKIVKVIGREIIDSRGNPTVEAEVHLEGGFVGMAAAPSGASTGSREALELRDGDKSRFLGKGVTKAVGAVNGPIAEAILGKDAKDQANIDKIMIDLDGTENKSNFGANAILAVSLANAKAAAAAKGMPLYEHIAELNGTPGKFSMPLPMMNIINGGEHADNNVDIQEFMIQPVGASSVKEAIRMGSEVFHHLAKVLKAKGMNTAVGDEGGYAPNLGSNAEALAVIAEAVKAAGYELGKDITLAMDCAASEFYKDGKYVLAGEGNKAFTSEEFTHFLEDLTKQYPIVSIEDGLDESDWEGFAYQTKVLGNKIQLVGDDLFVTNTKILKEGIEKGIANSILIKFNQIGSLSETLAAIKMAKDAGYTAVISHRSGETEDATIADLAVGTAAGQIKTGSMSRSDRVAKYNQLIRIEEALGSKAPFNGLKEVKGQ
- the pyrG gene encoding glutamine hydrolyzing CTP synthase, with translation MTTNYIFVTGGVVSSLGKGIAAASLAAILEARGLNVTIMKLDPYINVDPGTMSPTQHGEVFVTDDGAETDLDLGHYERFIRTRMTRRNNFTTGRIYSEVLRKERRGDYLGATIQVIPHITNAIKERIIEGGEGHDVVLVEIGGTVGDIESLPFLEAIRQMAVDVGREHTLYMHLTLVPYMAAAGEVKTKPTQHSVKELLSIGIQPDVLICRSDRAVPANERAKIALFCNVPEKAVISLKDVDSIYKIPGMLKSQGLDDYICKRFSLNVPEANLSEWEQVIYEEANPGGEVTIGMVGKYVELPDAYKSVIEALKHGGLKNRVTVNIKLIDSQDVESRGVEVLKDLDAILVPGGFGPRGIEGKILTAQYARENNIPYLGICLGMQVALMEFARNVVGMADANSTEFVPDCKYPVVALITEWRDENGNVEVRSEQSDLGGTMRLGSQQCQLTENSLVRQMYGTDTIVERHRHRYEVNNMLLKPIEAAGLRIAGRSGDNQLVEIIENPNHPWFVACQFHPEFTSTPRDGHPLFAGFVKAASEYQKHQVK